One Paenibacillus sp. FSL H7-0737 DNA segment encodes these proteins:
- a CDS encoding WIAG-tail domain: protein MRGSKKKQPRSPQKRLYYVDNPNIKELSMLESKGSSKDSGSSNDGVSKAELADVQVSGGAIAEVVQEESIFVPVLQPEPEPEPEPEPEPIVEEQLQKQADNLPETIWFAPEKERFQPVYTDDLSDAAVTGAKIAPRTIDGSKLKFGIIGTPWLQDYAVQSINIADKAVTSSKIAPESIVGEHLAEGSVSGGKLLDHSISGEKLKNGSISPEKLADRIIGGGQIADKSIESRHLSDLIITADLLEDGAVTGEKIGSSSITGRHIANGSIDRSKLADAAVSGDIIADGEISSSKLADAVIEGRHLSDALITARHLAPGAIGPGQLASKLIGKEQLQSGVIEGAHVADGAIGSKQLGAEVVRSIHLSAESVHGSHISDGEITSRHLADRSISFLKLTEGAVGTAQLVEQAVTSSKIADQSILAHKLADEAVTTRHIAKSAIRGPQIAMQAVSSNHLEREAVNHSHLASEAVGSEQLMDEAVHTEHLSSGAVTGEKLASESVGAEHLRPQSVTSAKLADGVVSSAKLAAGSVIGSTIAREVVSGEHIAFCAVEEKHLADASVSGRALQDAVVDKDHLATGAVERRHLGENSVTTAAIQSGSVSGDKLASAAVREIHLAAGAVQPHHLADHVVTSLKLSPESVSTDKISDLSVTSAKLADGSVDSSKLAVSAVQAEHLSVNAVHSKSISDSAVQSRHMNPGSIGGAHIRPLSIGNGHIIPNSISSIQIQEGSISGSKLAKGAVDSQHLSPGSVDGSHLCMDTIEGRHIGHGEIKLAHLAEDARSSDLLPEGSITGEKLAEESVDSIHLVPASVDGTHLRLGAVEGRHIQHGEITLAHLAEETFSSELLPNGSITGEKLAEESVGSIHLMAGSVDGSHLSSDTVKGRHIGHSEITLAHLAKDARSADLLPDGSITREKLAEESVNSNHLIPGSVNGSHLSPDTVEGRHIGYGEITLAHLAKDARSADLLPDGSITREKLARESVNSNHLIPGSVDGSHLSPDAVEGRHIRNGEITLAHLAKETRSSELLPDGSITSEKLAVESVDSNHLVPGSVDGSHLSPYAVEGRHIRNGEITLAHLAKETRSSELLPDGSITSEKLAEESVSSIHLEPGSVGSSHLSSGAVEGHHIGYGEITMAHLAPETRSSELLPDGSITGEKLAEESVSSIHLEPGSVGSSHLSWGAVEGHHIGYGEITMAHLAPETRSSELLPDGSITGEKLAEESVDSNHLAPGSVDGSHLSSGAVERRHIGYGEITLAHLAPETRSSDFLPDGSITGEKLAEESVDSNHLAPGSVDGSHLSSGAVERRHIGYGEITLAHLASETRSSELLPDGSITGEKLAEESVDSNHLAPGSVDGSHLSLGAVEGRHIRYGEITLAHLASETRSSEFLPDGSITGEKLAEESVDSNHLAPGSVDGSHLSLGAVEGRHIRYGEITLAHLASETRSSDFLADGSIPGKKLEGGSISAFHLAPGSVYGGHLAGGTIDSRHIRQGSINLNHLAEEVFSADLLPDGSITGEKLEGGSIQSFHLAPGSVYGGHLAGDTVDSRHIRSNSITLKHLAEEVRSSELLPEGSITEEKLAEGSVNASHLQPWSVYGEHLADQIVADRHLQPGIIKLEHLADETRSSALLPDASIDGVKLKAGSIESSHLADGSVGTTELQDESVVASKISSFAIQARHLEEESVQDYHIAPGAVNGAHLAVNSVNAEHLSFSPIQTAGKREALQQFGMTAFMFNGDAESVEVTVSFDENFGHTGYVLVAMTNQPYFYASLKSRANGDAVIQVVRLRETPHFYGVISWIAIGAPLAKPVVDDRVFD, encoded by the coding sequence AAGGCAGTTCTAAGGATTCGGGGAGCAGCAATGACGGAGTCAGTAAAGCAGAGCTCGCTGATGTTCAGGTAAGTGGAGGAGCAATCGCTGAAGTCGTTCAAGAGGAATCAATTTTCGTACCAGTTCTGCAACCAGAGCCAGAGCCAGAGCCAGAGCCAGAGCCAGAGCCTATAGTGGAAGAGCAGCTTCAGAAACAGGCGGATAATCTTCCTGAGACGATTTGGTTCGCTCCTGAAAAAGAGCGGTTCCAGCCCGTTTATACAGATGATCTATCGGATGCAGCAGTTACAGGAGCTAAAATCGCTCCACGTACCATTGACGGTTCTAAGCTGAAGTTCGGCATTATTGGTACACCATGGTTGCAAGATTACGCTGTACAGAGCATCAATATCGCGGACAAGGCAGTTACTTCTTCGAAAATCGCGCCTGAATCCATTGTGGGTGAACATTTAGCTGAAGGAAGCGTAAGTGGCGGTAAACTGCTGGATCATTCCATCAGTGGAGAGAAGCTGAAGAACGGTAGTATTAGTCCAGAGAAGCTGGCTGATCGGATTATCGGCGGCGGTCAAATTGCGGATAAATCAATTGAGAGCCGTCATTTGAGCGATCTGATTATTACGGCTGATCTACTGGAAGATGGAGCGGTTACTGGTGAGAAAATAGGAAGCAGTAGCATCACAGGCCGCCACATCGCAAACGGGAGTATAGACCGTTCCAAGCTAGCTGATGCAGCGGTATCTGGCGATATAATAGCCGATGGTGAAATCAGCAGCTCCAAACTGGCTGATGCTGTGATTGAGGGTCGCCATCTTAGCGATGCTTTGATAACCGCTAGACATTTGGCTCCGGGAGCGATCGGACCAGGGCAGCTTGCCAGCAAGCTGATCGGCAAGGAGCAGCTCCAGTCGGGTGTAATCGAAGGCGCACATGTAGCGGATGGTGCTATTGGTTCCAAGCAGCTAGGTGCAGAAGTAGTGAGAAGCATCCATCTAAGTGCAGAAAGCGTACACGGTTCCCATATCAGCGACGGGGAAATAACGAGTCGCCATCTAGCTGACCGAAGTATCTCCTTTTTAAAGCTAACAGAGGGTGCGGTAGGTACTGCACAGCTGGTTGAGCAAGCGGTCACCTCATCGAAAATCGCTGATCAAAGCATACTCGCACATAAGCTAGCAGATGAAGCTGTAACCACCAGACATATTGCCAAATCCGCCATACGCGGACCGCAAATTGCTATGCAAGCTGTTTCCTCTAATCATCTGGAACGTGAGGCTGTGAACCACTCCCATTTAGCTTCGGAAGCGGTAGGCTCGGAGCAGCTTATGGATGAAGCTGTTCATACGGAACATCTATCCTCTGGTGCTGTTACTGGAGAAAAGCTGGCCTCAGAGTCTGTGGGTGCGGAGCACCTGCGTCCACAGAGCGTTACTTCCGCCAAGTTAGCGGACGGAGTGGTGAGCTCGGCTAAACTAGCAGCAGGATCGGTCATTGGAAGTACGATTGCTCGTGAAGTGGTAAGTGGTGAGCATATCGCTTTTTGTGCAGTGGAGGAGAAACATCTAGCAGATGCCAGCGTGAGCGGTCGTGCCTTGCAGGATGCTGTAGTGGATAAAGATCATCTTGCCACTGGAGCTGTGGAACGGAGACATCTCGGAGAAAATAGTGTGACTACTGCTGCGATTCAGTCCGGCTCGGTTTCGGGAGATAAGCTGGCTTCTGCTGCGGTGAGAGAGATTCATTTGGCCGCTGGGGCAGTGCAGCCACATCATCTGGCAGATCATGTGGTGACATCGTTAAAGCTGTCCCCGGAAAGTGTATCGACGGATAAGATTAGTGATTTATCGGTCACATCGGCTAAGCTTGCTGATGGAAGTGTGGATTCCAGTAAATTAGCAGTGTCGGCAGTTCAGGCAGAGCATTTATCTGTGAATGCAGTTCATTCAAAATCCATTAGCGATAGTGCGGTTCAGAGCAGACATATGAATCCGGGAAGTATCGGCGGGGCGCATATCCGGCCGTTGTCCATCGGAAATGGTCATATCATTCCTAATTCCATCTCTTCGATTCAAATACAGGAGGGCAGCATTAGCGGGTCTAAGCTGGCCAAAGGGGCTGTGGATTCCCAGCATCTTTCACCGGGCAGTGTAGACGGAAGCCATCTATGCATGGATACGATTGAAGGACGTCATATCGGGCATGGTGAGATCAAGCTGGCTCATCTAGCTGAAGATGCACGTAGCTCCGACTTGCTGCCAGAGGGCAGTATTACCGGGGAGAAGCTGGCGGAAGAATCCGTAGATTCTATTCATCTTGTACCTGCAAGTGTAGACGGAACTCATCTGAGACTGGGTGCAGTAGAAGGTCGTCACATTCAGCATGGTGAGATCACACTAGCTCATTTGGCAGAAGAAACGTTTAGCTCTGAGCTACTGCCTAATGGTAGTATTACCGGCGAGAAGCTCGCTGAGGAATCCGTAGGTTCTATTCATCTCATGGCCGGAAGCGTAGATGGCAGTCATCTGAGCTCGGATACAGTGAAGGGACGTCATATTGGGCACAGTGAAATCACCTTAGCTCATCTAGCCAAAGATGCACGTAGCGCAGACTTGCTCCCAGATGGCAGTATTACCCGAGAAAAGCTGGCGGAAGAATCTGTGAACTCAAATCATCTTATACCTGGAAGTGTGAATGGCAGCCATCTGAGCCCGGATACAGTAGAAGGCCGCCATATCGGGTACGGTGAAATCACCTTAGCTCATCTAGCCAAAGATGCACGTAGCGCAGACTTGCTTCCAGACGGCAGTATTACCAGAGAAAAGCTGGCGAGAGAATCTGTAAATTCAAATCATCTAATACCAGGAAGTGTGGATGGTAGTCATCTGAGTCCGGACGCAGTGGAAGGCCGTCATATCCGAAATGGTGAAATCACGTTAGCTCATTTGGCAAAAGAAACGCGCAGCTCTGAATTGTTACCCGACGGTAGTATCACCAGTGAGAAGCTGGCAGTAGAATCCGTAGATTCAAATCATCTAGTACCAGGAAGTGTAGATGGCAGTCATTTGAGTCCATACGCAGTGGAAGGTCGTCATATTCGAAATGGCGAGATTACGTTAGCTCATTTGGCAAAAGAAACGCGCAGTTCTGAATTGTTACCCGACGGTAGTATCACCAGTGAGAAGCTGGCAGAAGAATCCGTTAGTTCTATTCATCTTGAACCTGGAAGTGTAGGGAGTAGTCATCTGAGTTCGGGTGCAGTAGAAGGCCATCATATCGGGTATGGTGAGATTACAATGGCTCATCTAGCACCAGAGACACGCAGCTCAGAATTACTGCCGGACGGCAGCATTACCGGTGAGAAGCTGGCAGAAGAATCCGTTAGTTCTATTCATCTTGAACCTGGAAGTGTAGGGAGTAGTCATCTGAGTTGGGGTGCAGTAGAAGGCCATCATATCGGGTATGGTGAGATTACAATGGCTCATCTAGCACCAGAGACACGCAGCTCAGAATTACTGCCGGACGGCAGCATTACCGGTGAGAAGCTGGCAGAAGAATCCGTAGATTCAAACCATCTGGCACCAGGAAGTGTAGATGGCAGTCATTTGAGCTCAGGTGCAGTAGAACGACGTCATATCGGGTATGGTGAGATTACCCTGGCTCATCTAGCACCAGAAACACGCAGCTCCGATTTCCTGCCGGATGGTAGCATTACCGGTGAGAAGCTAGCAGAAGAATCCGTAGATTCAAACCATCTGGCACCAGGAAGTGTAGATGGCAGTCATTTGAGCTCAGGTGCAGTAGAACGACGTCATATCGGGTACGGTGAGATTACCCTGGCTCATCTAGCATCAGAGACACGTAGCTCCGAATTGCTGCCAGATGGTAGCATTACCGGTGAGAAGCTGGCAGAAGAATCCGTAGATTCAAACCATCTGGCACCAGGAAGTGTAGATGGCAGTCATTTGAGCCTCGGTGCAGTAGAAGGACGCCATATCCGTTACGGTGAGATTACCCTAGCTCATCTAGCATCAGAGACACGTAGCTCCGAATTTCTGCCAGATGGTAGCATTACCGGTGAGAAGCTGGCAGAAGAATCTGTAGATTCAAACCATCTGGCACCAGGAAGCGTAGATGGCAGTCATTTGAGCCTCGGTGCAGTAGAAGGCCGCCATATCCGTTACGGTGAGATCACACTAGCTCATCTAGCATCAGAGACACGTAGCTCGGATTTCCTGGCAGACGGCAGCATTCCCGGTAAAAAGCTTGAGGGTGGATCCATCTCTGCTTTCCACTTGGCTCCAGGTAGCGTGTATGGGGGGCATTTAGCGGGTGGTACGATAGATAGCCGCCATATCCGGCAAGGAAGTATTAACCTGAATCATCTGGCGGAAGAGGTCTTTAGCGCAGATCTTTTGCCGGATGGCAGTATCACAGGTGAGAAATTGGAGGGTGGATCTATCCAATCATTCCACCTGGCTCCTGGTAGCGTCTATGGCGGTCATTTGGCAGGGGATACGGTAGATAGTCGCCACATTAGATCTAACAGCATTACCCTAAAGCATCTGGCAGAGGAGGTTCGTAGCTCCGAACTGTTGCCGGAAGGTAGCATTACCGAAGAAAAACTGGCCGAAGGTTCAGTGAATGCTTCACATTTACAGCCATGGAGTGTGTACGGAGAGCATCTTGCTGACCAGATCGTGGCAGATCGGCATTTGCAGCCCGGTATCATCAAACTGGAGCATCTTGCGGATGAAACACGCAGCTCTGCGTTGCTTCCTGATGCTAGCATCGATGGAGTAAAGCTGAAGGCAGGAAGTATTGAGTCCTCTCATCTGGCTGATGGTTCGGTAGGGACGACAGAGCTTCAAGATGAATCGGTGGTGGCTTCCAAAATCTCTTCCTTCGCTATTCAAGCCCGTCATCTAGAGGAAGAAAGCGTTCAGGATTATCATATTGCTCCTGGTGCAGTAAACGGTGCTCATTTGGCAGTGAATTCTGTAAATGCTGAACATCTATCCTTCAGTCCGATTCAGACTGCAGGTAAGCGAGAAGCGCTTCAGCAGTTTGGAATGACAGCATTCATGTTCAATGGGGATGCTGAGAGTGTGGAAGTGACCGTATCGTTCGATGAGAACTTTGGTCATACCGGTTATGTGCTCGTCGCCATGACGAATCAACCATATTTCTATGCTTCCTTGAAGAGCAGAGCCAACGGAGATGCAGTGATACAAGTGGTGCGCTTGCGCGAAACTCCGCATTTCTATGGGGTCATCTCTTGGATTGCTATCGGCGCTCCGTTAGCCAAACCGGTAGTGGATGATCGTGTGTTTGATTAA